CTGCATTTGGAAAGACATTTATAATCGATAAATTTTCAAAGACATTTGATCTGATGTTCACAATCGGATCGATTCTAACTCTTTTAATAAATATGGATTATTTTAAAAGCCGTAAATATTTCAACGGTGAGTATTTTGCAATACTTTTATTTAGTGTATTTGGAATGATGTTACTCTCACACTCAAATGAGCTAATTTCATCTTTTATATCACTTGAAATTGCATCGCTTAGTATATATACTCTTGTGGGATACCATAAAAACAAAAAAACAAGTTCTGAGGCCATGATGAAGTATCTAATACTTGGTTCACTCGCCGGTGCTATCTTTATGCTCGGTGTGTCATTAATATATGCAGCTGTAGGTTCAACCTTGTTTAATGATATAACACACTATGTTCATACAACAAATATAGACGATATGGGTATTATATTTGTAGGTGCATCACTAATAATGATCACAGTTATGTTTAAAATAGGTGCCGTACCTTTTCATTCATGGGTTATAGATGTTTACCAAGGTGCACCTGCTCCTATTACAATGTATATGGCGTCGACTTTTAAAATATCTGTTTTTGCACTGATACTTAGACTGTATCTGGTAAACTTTGCATCCATCCACGATTTTTGGATTGAGATGCTTCAGATCATCACTATAGCTACACTTATCGGTGGATCATTACTTGCGATATCTCAGCAAAATATAAAAAGGATGCTGGCAGCTTCATCCATTGTACATACGGGATATATGTTAATAGCACTCTCATCTATAGGTCTTGGAGCAGAACTTGCAGCTCCGTCGTTGATGTTTTATCTAATAGCTTACTTTATAAGTGCCGTTGGAGCTTTTGGAATAATCAGTTTTTTATCATCTCAGGAAGAATCTGATTTTACATATGATGACTTTAAAGGTTTTGCAGACAGACGACCGTATATGGCTCTGTTCATGAGTATATTTATGCTCTCGCTTGCAGGGTTTCCTTCAACTATAGGTTTTTTGGGTAAATTTTACATCTTTACAAGTTCAATTCAATCTGGACAAATCTTATTAACCGCACTTGGTATATTGACGGCATTTATTTCAGTATACTATTATTTTAAACTAATTGCAGTGATGTATTTTTATTCAACAGATGAACAAAAAAGAACACTTACGATAGATATGAGTACTATACTAATCTTTGTTATGGCTGTATTTGTTATATGGGGTGGCATCGGTACAAACCTTATTTCAGTAGTTCCAGGGGCTGATGGACTTATAAATATTGCAGAGGATGCTATTCAATCATTAAAAACATA
The Sulfurimonas sp. genome window above contains:
- a CDS encoding NADH-quinone oxidoreductase subunit N, with amino-acid sequence MIDLLYASPMAVMIVGAFTLMLLSQNKISLSKFNIISIIFLVISLALQLYIFNDKPDSEYLFESAFGKTFIIDKFSKTFDLMFTIGSILTLLINMDYFKSRKYFNGEYFAILLFSVFGMMLLSHSNELISSFISLEIASLSIYTLVGYHKNKKTSSEAMMKYLILGSLAGAIFMLGVSLIYAAVGSTLFNDITHYVHTTNIDDMGIIFVGASLIMITVMFKIGAVPFHSWVIDVYQGAPAPITMYMASTFKISVFALILRLYLVNFASIHDFWIEMLQIITIATLIGGSLLAISQQNIKRMLAASSIVHTGYMLIALSSIGLGAELAAPSLMFYLIAYFISAVGAFGIISFLSSQEESDFTYDDFKGFADRRPYMALFMSIFMLSLAGFPSTIGFLGKFYIFTSSIQSGQILLTALGILTAFISVYYYFKLIAVMYFYSTDEQKRTLTIDMSTILIFVMAVFVIWGGIGTNLISVVPGADGLINIAEDAIQSLKTY